TCTTTTCAACTGTGTTGAGTTTGTTTTTCATGGATTAAATCTCTCCTTTTGTGCCATCTCAAATCACTCTTTTGCTTTTCGCAGTTTTTCTCCCTGCAAACTCATCAAATAACGCTCAATTTCCTTACGATGCGCCTCAATATTGTGCTGGTTAGCAAGCCAATGCAGGCACAGCTCAAGGTTGTAGCGGATCACCCTCGAATTGGCGTTCGGTCTGACGTAATGTACGCCTTCAATCCAGTCACCACGTTGTCGAATCGTTTTTAGAGTGTGATGACTGTATCCAAGTCGTTGGGCAAGAACATGTTTGTTGCAGAATGAAAAAGACATAAACTCTTATCCCCTTTACCGACACAGTAGAAAAATTGATGTTTTTCAGGCATCTTGGGGTTTATCGTAGAGAGTGAGTTTTTAGAAAATCCAGTTTTGTGCAACCTTTTCCCAGCCGTAGAGCTTGAACGATAGGCTACCTGTCTTTAAGCAGCTGCGTCACTGCTTGATGAGTAACGCTTCTAGCAAAAACGATCCTCCATCACGTACGGCTAAAAAAGCTGCGCGAGGTAAAGTAATGTTAAGCATTCCTGGGTCTGAACCCAGTGAAGGCATTGCCCCATCGCTCTAGTCCAGCATCGCTGCCAATGGCTGTATCTGTATGCTTT
This DNA window, taken from Trichocoleus desertorum ATA4-8-CV12, encodes the following:
- a CDS encoding excisionase family protein, with protein sequence MSFSFCNKHVLAQRLGYSHHTLKTIRQRGDWIEGVHYVRPNANSRVIRYNLELCLHWLANQHNIEAHRKEIERYLMSLQGEKLRKAKE